The following coding sequences are from one Leptospira mayottensis 200901116 window:
- a CDS encoding DNA gyrase subunit A: MKNSNPPKLKDSFPKRPFEDQVNDDQRKYSRYVCDSRAIPHEIDGLKPVQRRILWAMWNSDARNRYTKTVKVAGLAMGYHPHGDKSIQDALSQMAQDFTFANNIPLVSGEGTFGDVLDPNAIASPRYTEVKLSDFVKDLGFFESLPDIDYVKNYDETEDEPIHFVGKVPIVLLNNIQGIATGFRCFIPGHRLADIVKSQINYLKTKKPLPLKPWYKDFNGEVKMAETETGNITMSTTFAFKWEGDTLYLTDSPMNWNREKVVSLLDDILERKDSWLKEYVDYSSQTFRIELQYKKGEKPNQKEIMALFNKEDVQTLAMNVITYDGKLKNFKPEEIIKRFCDFRKTHLIRRFKRLSGLEEEKIERNSELIRFIKEKWNEKVIGIKSKKDFEDKLKTSKFKYFEWLSAIPVYRMTIEEVKKCEEAIVEAKTTLARYQGLVKEDKKLTEFMVTELEELQNKWDKV, from the coding sequence ATGAAGAATTCCAATCCACCAAAATTAAAGGACTCGTTTCCCAAACGTCCTTTTGAAGATCAAGTTAATGACGATCAGAGAAAATATTCGCGTTATGTATGCGATTCTCGGGCGATTCCGCACGAAATCGACGGTCTGAAACCCGTTCAGAGAAGAATTCTTTGGGCGATGTGGAACTCCGACGCAAGAAACCGTTATACGAAAACCGTAAAAGTTGCCGGTCTTGCAATGGGATATCATCCTCACGGGGATAAATCGATTCAAGACGCACTTTCGCAAATGGCCCAGGATTTTACCTTCGCTAATAATATTCCGCTCGTTTCTGGAGAAGGGACTTTCGGTGACGTTTTGGATCCGAACGCGATCGCTTCTCCCCGCTACACGGAAGTAAAATTATCCGACTTTGTAAAAGATTTGGGATTTTTTGAAAGTTTGCCGGACATCGATTATGTTAAGAATTATGACGAGACGGAAGACGAACCAATTCATTTTGTAGGAAAAGTCCCGATCGTCCTTCTTAACAATATCCAAGGGATTGCGACAGGATTTCGTTGTTTTATTCCGGGTCATAGACTTGCAGACATCGTCAAGTCTCAGATCAATTATCTCAAAACCAAAAAACCTCTTCCTTTAAAACCTTGGTACAAAGACTTCAATGGTGAAGTGAAAATGGCCGAAACCGAAACCGGTAATATCACTATGTCCACGACGTTCGCATTCAAATGGGAAGGTGATACTCTTTATCTCACCGATTCTCCGATGAATTGGAACCGCGAGAAGGTCGTTTCTTTGCTCGATGATATTCTGGAAAGAAAAGATTCTTGGTTGAAGGAATACGTGGATTATTCCAGCCAAACTTTTAGAATCGAACTTCAATATAAAAAAGGAGAAAAACCGAATCAAAAGGAAATCATGGCTCTCTTCAATAAAGAGGATGTTCAAACTCTCGCGATGAACGTCATTACGTATGATGGTAAACTGAAGAACTTTAAACCCGAAGAAATCATCAAACGTTTCTGCGACTTCCGCAAAACCCATCTTATCCGTAGATTCAAACGTTTATCCGGTCTGGAAGAGGAAAAGATTGAAAGGAACTCGGAACTGATCCGTTTTATTAAAGAGAAATGGAACGAGAAAGTAATCGGAATCAAATCCAAAAAGGACTTTGAAGACAAACTCAAGACCTCTAAATTCAAGTATTTCGAGTGGTTGTCTGCGATTCCGGTCTACAGAATGACCATCGAAGAAGTTAAAAAATGCGAAGAAGCGATCGTAGAAGCAAAAACGACCCTGGCCCGTTATCAAGGTCTGGTCAAAGAGGATAAAAAACTGACCGAGTTTATGGTCACTGAGTTAGAAGAACTTCAAAATAAATGGGATAAAGTATGA
- a CDS encoding toprim domain-containing protein has protein sequence MSADKTKVKEKSSQERNFKKLSNVEHVRMRTGMWLGQNSASTFEQHFFRKNNEGKYEIVHEELEDVPAKLKCLDEACMNAVDEYRKNQKDKTIPEKDKMSKLIIQLSSDRKCVTIADNGRGIPAANAEGVYLHLMYGENFDDHVKQDHVAGQNGVGISLVRMVSNYFKVKTVNNGNSFKKLFTVHDDVKKQIRSYKLSKEDTDRVFLYFDEHGKFTDCNLLTKDQIEKLAPLLKKTNMQELIEKASKEDHGTSVEFELNPKYFNSLDVSFNVDLMKQYLQDIAMTNPGLEVQFVFKGKKDKYKFKKGLDEIFSHSDLIYYKMDYSAPGSASQLHLETYLVIGQNKNLTWVNSIFAPQGGSAIEYLENRICDEVRKKSQIVALEKKLKTSSTRNDVRNCFHMYVNARLLNPRFKSQDKSYLINDLNEEIRNAVDKHLEKFIKKTGLLEEIKLQMEKRTQLKAFEDAQKGLKKASRMNIPKLMPPTGKPGDPGRVLFVAEGDSAIAGLRPARNPKLHGLFPLRGKPLNCKGLSIAKAIANEELKNIVAIVGLPLDQKVKSVDELNYDKISIITDADFDGYAIRSLMLSFFYEYWPELFELGFIHISSAPLYEVDVKFGDKKKETVFCIDDKDYEDLIKRVEKNGGEITRKKRNKGLGETGKEAMKFAVDECMTKITIGNKKDASKIQNLWFHKDFAEQRRDAISEYAMSVIED, from the coding sequence ATGAGCGCTGACAAAACCAAAGTAAAAGAAAAATCATCCCAAGAAAGAAATTTTAAAAAGTTATCCAATGTAGAACACGTTCGAATGAGAACCGGTATGTGGTTAGGACAAAACTCCGCTTCCACGTTCGAACAGCATTTTTTTCGTAAGAACAACGAAGGAAAATACGAGATCGTTCACGAGGAACTGGAAGACGTTCCCGCAAAACTGAAATGTCTGGACGAAGCCTGTATGAACGCGGTGGACGAATACCGCAAAAATCAAAAGGACAAAACGATTCCCGAAAAGGATAAGATGTCCAAGTTGATCATTCAACTTTCATCCGATCGCAAGTGTGTAACGATCGCCGACAACGGACGCGGAATTCCCGCCGCAAACGCGGAAGGCGTTTATCTCCATTTGATGTATGGGGAGAATTTCGACGATCACGTAAAACAGGATCACGTCGCCGGACAAAACGGGGTCGGTATTTCTCTCGTGAGAATGGTCTCCAACTACTTCAAAGTAAAAACCGTAAACAACGGAAATTCTTTCAAAAAACTTTTCACCGTTCACGACGACGTCAAAAAACAAATCCGTTCCTACAAACTTTCCAAAGAAGATACGGACCGCGTTTTCCTCTACTTCGACGAACACGGAAAGTTCACGGATTGTAATCTTCTTACAAAGGATCAGATCGAGAAACTCGCTCCTTTATTAAAAAAGACGAATATGCAGGAACTGATCGAAAAGGCTTCCAAAGAGGATCACGGAACTTCCGTGGAATTCGAACTCAATCCTAAGTATTTCAATAGCCTTGATGTTTCGTTTAACGTGGATCTGATGAAACAATATCTTCAGGATATTGCGATGACAAATCCCGGATTGGAAGTTCAATTTGTATTTAAAGGCAAGAAGGATAAATACAAATTCAAGAAAGGTCTCGATGAGATTTTTTCCCACTCGGATCTCATTTACTACAAGATGGATTATTCGGCTCCGGGTTCTGCTTCTCAACTGCATCTGGAAACGTATCTCGTGATCGGTCAGAATAAAAACCTTACTTGGGTGAATTCGATCTTCGCACCTCAGGGCGGATCCGCGATCGAATATCTTGAAAACAGAATCTGCGACGAGGTTCGTAAAAAAAGTCAGATCGTCGCACTTGAGAAAAAACTCAAAACCAGCTCCACTCGAAACGACGTGAGAAACTGCTTTCACATGTACGTGAATGCGAGACTTTTAAATCCTCGCTTTAAATCTCAGGATAAATCTTATCTCATCAACGACCTGAATGAAGAAATCCGCAACGCCGTAGATAAACATCTTGAAAAGTTCATCAAAAAGACGGGACTTCTGGAAGAGATCAAACTTCAGATGGAAAAACGAACTCAACTCAAGGCTTTTGAAGACGCACAAAAAGGTCTTAAAAAAGCAAGCCGAATGAACATTCCAAAACTCATGCCTCCGACCGGAAAACCAGGAGATCCAGGAAGAGTGTTGTTCGTTGCGGAAGGGGATTCCGCAATCGCAGGTCTTCGTCCTGCAAGAAACCCGAAGTTGCACGGCTTATTCCCTCTAAGAGGAAAACCGTTGAACTGTAAAGGTTTAAGCATCGCTAAGGCAATCGCAAACGAAGAATTGAAAAACATCGTCGCAATCGTCGGTCTACCATTGGATCAGAAAGTAAAATCCGTAGACGAATTAAACTACGATAAGATCAGCATCATTACCGATGCAGACTTTGACGGATACGCGATCCGATCCTTGATGCTTTCCTTTTTTTACGAATACTGGCCCGAACTTTTTGAGCTTGGCTTTATTCATATTTCCAGTGCTCCTCTTTACGAAGTGGACGTGAAATTCGGAGATAAGAAGAAAGAAACCGTATTTTGCATCGATGATAAAGATTACGAAGATCTAATCAAGCGTGTGGAAAAAAATGGCGGAGAAATTACCCGCAAAAAACGAAACAAAGGACTCGGAGAAACCGGTAAAGAAGCGATGAAGTTCGCGGTCGATGAGTGTATGACTAAGATCACAATCGGAAATAAAAAAGACGCTTCTAAAATTCAGAATCTCTGGTTCCACAAGGACTTTGCGGAACAAAGAAGGGACGCGATTTCCGAATACGCGATGAGTGTGATCGAAGACTAA
- a CDS encoding YceK/YidQ family lipoprotein, translating to MIRKIVILSLIVLNLNCATTAVFTEAIQKQKEYVPYEGTLTDIFLISLGPFGTFYGKSTTFTFIGGLIDLPFSFVLDTILLPGIIPYYIYVKYDRPWSAVSSHKKVSARLNAFQSQNPPYVALKSILEQNDVTALQSFLKSFDVIALEKKIRSLQQANLLPYEHAYNFNESTEKQYYYKIGIIDYTAALFSTRTASRNIVPKTFNPGDRLEVVYTLYEEFRKDPILEKRYYETVWKACFSFGVLIENPKILKKVILEFSEKKEISDLFEPIAQRYSEKEYKRFQDPFDDPYYFFNKTETQKFSELWYNRVELLPEIDDLLRKNPELQKEWKRTAWVSAISSGVIAYRPPLLERAFREFPMESAKSAPNLFVAAFKSKNRQSVDIIVKNLKDAKTFPLGQLEEEIVTDILKYPNLLEKLLQTGWNPNLILEWEKHKSLSQNSKQSHRRPEILIKSNGKEFIEKQETTLLILAMQNDFIPMETVQILLKYGADPSLGVKRKSEGKEYLLYPLANINSNGNTILKELKQKTLIDWKK from the coding sequence ATGATCCGAAAAATTGTCATCCTATCTCTGATTGTATTGAATTTAAATTGTGCTACGACAGCTGTATTTACAGAAGCCATTCAAAAGCAAAAAGAATACGTTCCTTATGAAGGAACGTTAACCGATATATTTTTAATTTCTTTGGGACCTTTCGGAACATTTTATGGAAAAAGTACCACTTTCACATTTATCGGGGGACTCATTGATCTTCCTTTTTCTTTCGTTTTAGATACAATACTTCTCCCTGGAATAATTCCATATTACATATACGTAAAATACGACAGACCTTGGTCCGCAGTATCGTCTCATAAAAAAGTTAGTGCGAGATTAAACGCTTTCCAAAGTCAGAATCCGCCCTACGTCGCCTTGAAATCGATCCTTGAACAGAACGACGTTACCGCTCTCCAAAGTTTTTTAAAGTCCTTTGACGTAATCGCCCTTGAAAAAAAGATCCGTTCCTTGCAACAAGCAAATCTACTTCCTTATGAACATGCATATAATTTTAACGAGTCGACGGAAAAGCAATATTACTATAAAATCGGAATCATAGACTACACCGCCGCTCTTTTTTCTACACGAACAGCTTCTCGAAATATTGTTCCTAAGACTTTCAATCCAGGAGATCGACTTGAAGTTGTATATACTCTTTATGAAGAATTTCGAAAAGATCCTATATTAGAAAAAAGATATTATGAGACGGTTTGGAAAGCTTGCTTTTCTTTCGGAGTGCTCATTGAAAATCCTAAAATATTAAAAAAAGTGATTTTGGAATTTTCAGAAAAAAAAGAAATCTCTGATTTGTTCGAGCCAATTGCTCAAAGATATTCCGAAAAAGAATACAAACGCTTCCAAGACCCCTTTGATGATCCCTATTACTTTTTCAATAAAACGGAAACTCAAAAATTTTCGGAGCTTTGGTACAATCGAGTCGAACTTCTGCCGGAAATCGACGACCTCCTTCGAAAAAATCCGGAATTACAGAAAGAATGGAAACGCACGGCGTGGGTCTCCGCCATTTCTTCCGGAGTTATCGCCTATCGCCCTCCATTACTGGAAAGAGCGTTTCGAGAATTTCCAATGGAAAGCGCAAAGTCCGCTCCAAATCTATTCGTGGCCGCATTCAAAAGTAAAAATCGCCAATCCGTAGATATCATCGTAAAAAATCTAAAGGATGCCAAAACATTTCCTTTGGGCCAGTTGGAAGAAGAAATCGTAACAGACATATTAAAATATCCTAATTTATTAGAGAAATTACTTCAGACCGGTTGGAATCCTAATTTAATTTTGGAATGGGAAAAACATAAGAGTCTGTCCCAAAACTCAAAACAATCACACCGACGCCCAGAGATTCTGATAAAATCGAATGGAAAAGAATTCATTGAAAAACAAGAAACAACTCTTCTCATCCTTGCGATGCAAAACGATTTTATTCCGATGGAAACGGTTCAAATTTTATTGAAATACGGAGCCGATCCTAGTTTAGGAGTAAAACGTAAGTCCGAAGGAAAAGAATATCTACTCTATCCTTTGGCAAACATCAATTCAAACGGAAATACAATTCTCAAAGAACTCAAACAGAAAACTCTAATAGATTGGAAAAAATAA